Proteins encoded together in one Cicer arietinum cultivar CDC Frontier isolate Library 1 chromosome 4, Cicar.CDCFrontier_v2.0, whole genome shotgun sequence window:
- the LOC101497404 gene encoding cryptochrome-1-like, producing the protein MKNMKIGMSRTIVWFRRDLRIEDNPALAAAARDGSVFPVFIWCPKEEREFYPGRVSRWWLKQSLAHLDQSLKSLGARLELIKTDSTLAALLECVNVVQATKVVFNHLYDPVSLVRDHNIKVKLMELGISVQSYNGDLLYEPWDIYDESGHAFTTFDPFWNRCLQMPMKAYSLIPPCQLILAEGKVEKHSIEQLGLEDELEKSSNALLGRAWSPGWSKSDKALTEFVEKHLVHYSRNRINLGGNSTSLLSPYIHFGELSVRKVFQLARTKQILWTNEGNIDGVESATLFLRAIGFREYSRYLCFSFPFTVERPLLGNLTFFPWDTDPYNFKAWRQGRTGYPLVDAGMRELWATGWIHNKMRVIVSSFAVKMLLIPWKWGMKYFWDTLLDADLECDILGWQYISGSLPDGHKLERLDDPEIQGTKYDPEGEYVRQWLPELVRLPTEWIHHPWNAPITVLRASGVELGQNYPKPIIDIDLAREQLTEAIFKMWENEAAAKASSSKDKHEVTDDSEKFSIPKVFLKDKAPRAAASSSNDQKVPTIQNLKSDDPPNRKRLKYTAEVKEKRDDSCNFSKHTEVSCIDQEVCSTAESSSKRQCSSTFSFSVPQQCSSSSNIKLSCQEQIEMEQSSSKDGENDYVSRGENEKEIKRES; encoded by the exons atgaaaaatatgaaaatcgGTATGAGTAGGACCATTGTTTGGTTTAGGAGGGATCTTAGAATTGAGGACAATCCTGCATTAGCTGCTGCAGCAAGGGATGGTTCTGTTTTTCCTGTCTTTATTTGGTGTCCCAAAGAGGAAAGGGAGTTTTATCCAGGTAGAGTGTCTAGGTGGTGGCTGAAGCAGTCTCTTGCTCACTTGGATCAGTCATTGAAATCTCTTGGAGCTAGACTTGAGTTGATCAAAACTGATAGTACTCTTGCAGCACTTTTGGAATGTGTAAATGTTGTTCAAGCTACAAAAGTAGTGTTTAATCATCTCTATG ATCCAGTTTCACTTGTTCGTGATCACAACATCAAAGTAAAATTAATGGAACTTGGTATTTCTGTTCAAAGCTACAACGGAGACTTGCTGTATGAACCGTGGGATATATACGACGAAAGCGGGCATGCATTTACAACTTTTGATCCTTTTTGGAACAGATGCTTGCAAATGCCAATGAAAGCTTATTCACTCATTCCTCCTTGCCAGTTAATTCTTGCTGAAG GTAAAGTTGAGAAACATTCAATTGAGCAACTAGGTCTTGAAGATGAGTTAGAAAAATCAAGCAATGCATTACTAGGAAGAGCATGGTCTCCAGGTTGGAGCAAGAGTGACAAGGCATTAACAGAATTTGTTGAAAAGCACTTAGTTCACTACTCCAGAAataggataaaccttggtggcAACTCCACCTCACTCTTATCGCCATATATTCATTTCGGAGAATTGAGTGTGAGGAAAGTATTTCAGTTGGCGCGGACGAAACAAATATTATGGACGAACGAAGGAAACATTGACGGCGTAGAGAGTGCAACACTTTTTCTCAGGGCCATTGGATTTCGAGAGTACTCGCGCTATCTTTGTTTCAGTTTTCCGTTCACCGTTGAGAGGCCATTGCTAGGGAACTTGACGTTTTTTCCTTGGGATACCGATCCTTACAACTTTAAGGCTTGGAGGCAAGGTAGGACCGGCTATCCGTTAGTTGATGCTGGAATGAGAGAGCTTTGGGCGACAGGATGGATACACAACAAAATGCGAGTCATAGTTTCAAGTTTTGCTGTGAAAATGTTGCTTATACCATGGAAATGGGGAATGAAGTACTTTTGGGATACACTATTAGATGCTGACCTTGAATGTGATATCTTGGGTTGGCAGTATATCTCAGGAAGTTTACCTGATGGTCACAAGCTTGAACGCTTGGACGATCCGGAG ATTCAAGGGACAAAGTATGATCCAGAAGGCGAGTACGTTCGTCAATGGCTGCCGGAATTAGTGAGATTGCCAACCGAGTGGATCCATCATCCATGGAATGCACCAATTACTGTACTAAGAGCATCAGGGGTAGAGTTGGGTCAAAACTATCCAAAACCAATCATTGACATAGATTTAGCAAGAGAACAATTAACTGAAGCTATATTCAAGATGTGGGAAAATGAAGCAGCTGCAAAAGCTTCTAGTTCAAAAGATAAACATGAAGTTACTGATGACAGCGAAAAATTTTCTATTCCAAAGGTTTTTTTGAAGGACAAGGCTCCACGTGCCGCCGCTTCTTCGTCGAACGACCAAAAGGTGCCAACAATTCAGAATCTTAAGAGTGATGATCCTCCTAATAGGAAGAGACTAAAATATACAGCTGAAGTGAAAGAGAAACGAGACGATTCGTGTAATTTCAGCAAGCATACCGAGGTTTCGTGCATTGATCAAGAAGTGTGTTCTACAGCTGAGTCTTCATCCAAGAGACAGTGTTCAAGCACTTTTTCATTTTCTGTCCCACAACAGTGTTCCTCATCTTCTAATATAAAGTTATCATGTCAAGAACAGATTGAAATGGAACAGAGTTCAAGCAAAGATGGTGAGAATGACTATGTTTCAAGAGGGGAGAATGAAAAAGAAATCAAAAGAGAGTCTTAA